CTTTCTTAATTGTTTTTTAATGTTTTAGGTAGCAATAAAGTTGAGTTGACTTTGGGTTTACTGAAATTGTGTCTTACCAACTCCTGTTCTTTAGGCACGTAAATTTGGAGTTCGTGCTGCAATGCCTGGTTTTATTGCACGTAAATTATGCCCAGAGTTGGTGTTTGTTCCTGTGGATTTCACGAAATATAACTATTATAGTGATTTAACCAGAAAAGGTCAGATACTTTACTTCTAAGATACTTGTAGAATGCATTTTGTAGATCTTTCTCGTAATTTTGATATATGAGATtcggtttcttagtttttcagaAATACGACCACAATTTCATCGCAGCTAGTTTGGATGAGGCGTACCTAGATATAACTGAAATCTGCAAAGAAAGGAGCGCGAGTAGTGAAGAAGTACGCTCACATATCAATTAGCTATTTCCTAAGTAATGCCTTGTTCTTCTCATATTGAAGGCTGTACAACAGATAATCAGGTTCTCTAACTCCCTCCCATTGTTGTTTTGGCTTAGTGAAGATTGCTGGCGAACTCAGGAAAGATATCTATGAGGGAACTGGTCTTACATGTAGCGCTGGGGTGGCACCTAATCTCTTGCTTGCCAAGGTTCTGTGGTTATCCTTAGCTACACTATGAATCGGAAGATTAATTACTCGTTTGCCTTCTGTAATATAATAATATACATACTTCATGAATAGGGAAGAACAAATTCTTCTTTGAAATTAACTTCCATCTGTGTTTGTAGGTCTGCTCTGATATAAATAAACCAAATGGGCAGTTTGTTTTGCCCAATGATCGAACTGCTGTCAGGACATTTATATCATCACTCCCTATTCGTAAGGTATTTTCTTATATACCCCTTTAATGAACTGATGCAAATCGACATAACAAGTGTGTAACTTTTATCCAAATAAATCTGAAAATGTCTAGTAATGCCTGAATATTTAGCGTATCCTTGTTCTGTATTAATCAAATGCCTATAGAAAGTTTTGTACAATGACCAACCAAATAACCCATCTTATATGGTTCAAGTTTAAAATCTGTATTAATCAAATACCTATAGAAAGGTTTGTACAATGACCAACCAAATAACCCATCTTATATGGTTCAAGTTTAAACTCTTGATTGTTACTCCGGATGCAGATTGGGGGCATTGGTAAGGTCACAGAAAGTCTCTTGAGAGAAGTTCTGGGAATCAAAACTTGTGATGAGATGTTGGTAAAAAGGGCGTTTCTCTATGCATTATTTTCTTCTTCGTCATCAGGTTTGTTTCCTCCTCAATgctttttcttctatatttttgaTGTATGGACATTTCGCACGCTTAAAGGATGTTAGAAACATTTGATTGGTTTCTGGATTATATGCTACTATTTCTATCTCATCCTCTGCAAAATGGGGACTGCTCGAGTATTTGATGCTTGAGGGAATGCTGAAAGTGAATCTTTATTCATTGGGATTTATAATGTGTTCTATGGTAGTGCGAAGTTGCTGACTAGGTTCAGAGTTCCTGATTCTTTCTTTTTCCTGGGTACATGTGTATCTTGGTTTTTGATtagaaagaagaaattgaaattaaaatgaaCCGTGGACCTTGGTAGCCGAACATAGGATCTTTGTCATTGTATGAGGTCTCATGATGTTCAGTTTTCATGGCCCGACTTATCTTATCTTTTTGTTTAGTGgcaactgaaaatgtaagtgatgGTGAGGAAGTGAATTGCATGTCTCTGATCTTCTCATGTTCCTAGTTTCTATATAACCGACTTACAGTGATTCTGATCAATATGTGGTGCTGGTGCCAAACTGTGTACGAGTTATTCTGTAATTTTCATTGTAGATTCTTTCCTATCTGCTGCAATGGGATTAGGAAAAACAGATGCTCCTGAAGGTAGGTTACGAAAGAGTATGAGTAGTGAGAGAACATTTTCAGCCACAGGCGACGAGGCAAAGCTTTATGAAAAATTGGGTAAGCAAGTTGTTTCAGCCTACTAATATCTGCTCTCTTAACTTAACTCCTTGCAGTTCTTTTTGCAAAAGAAACATGTTGTGCATGCAAGTGCATACTCGAGATCATTTTTGCCAAATCCATATCAACATATTATGAAGGTTTATTAATCCTCCTTTGTTGCTGCAGCAAATATATCAGAGACTCTATCAACTGAAATGCAAAAAGAAGGTCTCTATGGTCGCACATTGACGCTAAAACTAAAAACTGCTTCTTTTGAGGTAATAACCGGTTATCAAAATCCTGAGGAGCATAAAAGTAATAAATTTGTTGTATTATCTCCCAGTTTTATAAAACTAGAACTCGCCTCTATTCTAGTTCTGAACTGTAATCTGTAACATGTTGATTCGTTGcattgaaataaagaaaataaagtctGTGTTTTTCACAACTTCTGAAAATATCCATCTCTTTCTTTTCTCATCTTCCTCATGTAAGTTTGACAAATTGTGCACAGGTTCGGAGTAGAGCTGTAACTTTGCCAAAGTTTATTTATTCCAGCGAAGATATATTAAATCATGCTTCGAAGTTGCTTAAGGCCGAGCTTCCTCTTTCACTGAGACTGATGGGTAAGGAGCGCGGACGTATTTGGACTTCTGCTTTTTACCGGGTGATGTTTCGATAAAGTACCAGCAGACTGATGTTTCTTCACGAGCGAAAAACCATCCACTTTCTTGATACGTTTTCTTACTTGTTAGTGGTCATATGCAGTTCCTGGTTTTGCGTGTTTTCGTTTTCTACTTACATCTCACCTTAATGAGAGTCCGGAGATTTATTAGTTTTATGTCAAGAAGTTGATGCAAAATTGATCGTGTCCATTACAAATGAGAATGGTCTTATGCACTTTCTGGCTTTAATGCAAACCCTGTTTAGAAACCTTTGCAGATATACGAAAGGACTAGCATCTACAGGAAAACAATAGAATGATATCTTTTTCAGATTACAGTTGGTCAAAACTTAGGATATATTATTATTTGAGACATATGATAACTCTAGTTATTGTGTTTAGCATTGTCTGAAGACTGTTGAgtagatttttatttctttgttttggcAGGTCTACGCATGTCTCATTTCAGTGATTGTGAAGCTGGGAATGCTGATCCGTTGCAGAAGACACTGAAGAATTTTGTTATTGTAGGAGATGCTTCTACAAAAGCCATGAGTAGTAGCAGTTCTGTGAGAACAGACATGGGTGGCAACCAACTAATGGTTGACGCAGATGTTGATCACCATATTGATGGTGGTGAGAAGATCAGTATTTCTGGTTCTGATTATACGTATGAAGAGAATTCAATGAACACTAATTCTCTACATCACCTTGAACTCGATTACCAAAAAGATGGTGCTGCTAGTGACAAAGACGCCTATCCAGCCTATAGAAATGATAGCCTATCCGAGGTGCACACATGTATAAAATTATCAAATATGTACTGATGAAATTGATGGCTAACTTATGGTTTTTCTGTAAAGATACTTCAAGGTTTTGGTAACCAGTGAATATGTAGCTATCACCTTCGGTTAGATGTACTCTCATAGATTTCCCTTTTGGTTCATGTGTAGGTGGATATCACACAATTGCGTGAAGATGGTGGTGTGGAAGCGTTGAGAGATGTACAGGATGTAAATGGAGAGAACAAAGAGGAAAATATCATGGAGAATCCTACAGCATTGTTGTCCATTCAAGAAGAACAGTTTTACTGGATTGATGATTATAAGTGTTCTTTGTGTGGGTATGAATTGCCTCAAAGTTTTGTAGAGGAAAGGCAAGAGCATTCTGATTACCATTTTGCGGAGATGCTTCAGAAAGAGGAGTCCCATCAGACCCCGAGAACCGTTTTGCAGAGGTAGTTCCTTAAttccttcatttttctttttggactcaTTAACTTGCATATGCAGATAAGTTAACTGAACTCTTGGATAttgaactagagaatttaggtAGTGTTTTTGTGAAACTTTTAATACTCCTTACAGTTATAATCTCAGCTGCCAAGCATGCTTGAAGTGACTAATCTGATTCATTTGTGAGCGTCTGAAGTCATTTTTGACATATTCATCATATTTGTTTTATAGGTCTAACCAGAAACCAAGCAGTAGTGGAGAGACCAAAAGCAAAAAGCGTAAAATGTCCGCAAAAGATGGCAAGCATATTCCTATTGATCTATTCTTTTCTAAGACTAATCAGAACTTTTAAATCAAAATGTTTCTTCTGCATCTGTATAGAACAACTAAAGCCCCTTGCATTGTATCATATGTGTTTCAGTTCTTTATATCTTTGTACACTAGACTTCTGTAAGATTGGATTTAAGTTAATTCAATTCAAAATGAACCGGAGACTCCTGAAACATGAAATACTCGTTGTAATATTAATATTCAACCAGTTAATAAAATTGCCAGTTCAAAATTTTCAGTATAACAATTTATCTGTTAATTTATATTCTCGGGGTGTGAACTGTGAAGGCTCAGGCGCCGCTGCTAGTTATAGAATCAGGAAGAAACTAATCAGTTTAGCTTTTGGTTTCCATTATCTTGACTAATTAGAATTCTGGAGTCCGCATAGGAAATCCAGAGTTTTGGAAGGAAATCGTAACTAGAGTGGTTTCCTATTCGAGCAATAATTCTAATTTAATCCATATgttaagctatatatataagtTGGTTGATTCTTTTTATCTGCATTACAATTGGATCTGCGGTGGTAACTAGTTTCAAACTCACAGTTGTTAGCTTTATTTACTCACAATTTTAGCCTAATCTTTCTTCTTCTAGTTTCAAACACCATAGATCGTTTCagccttgttttcatttttttgcctAGTTTTATCTTGCTCTATAGGAAATCTGGTGGTGAGTTTTACTTCAGATTAAGATGCCATTCTGGGACTCTATCCTTGTATCGATAATCCTGTTCCTATGCGAATTGCACTGCAAAAATCGAGAAAAAGGTGGGCACATCCTTCTACCGAAACTCGAGTTTTCATTGAGGTTCAAGTTAGAGAAAAGCGAGTTTATCGAACTAGGAGTGGTTTACTTCTGAACCACCTTCAAGTTTCATCTCCATCTCAAGCACccagcaaatatttatcatcatgGAGATTGTTTCAGATCGACTTCGATGATCTACTTGCCGAGGATGTCTTTTCCCACTGTTGCGATTCCAAGTCTCTTTTATCTATGTACATCAGCAAAAACAAGCACACTGCTGCCAGGTTTCTGAATTTCTTTAAACGCCGAGTATCACTCTTTTGCAGAAAGATTGCTGCAAACCTTCATGAGACTTAGCCAGAAGTGGTGATTATTCTTGCACATATTACTACTGTATGCGTAGTCGATCTAGACAACGATTTTGAAGGGGAGCATGCATTAAGATCTTGTGGTAGGAGTTGTATCCCAAGGAGAGAAAACCCTTATGGGGCTACCTGTCTCCCGGAAAGAGCTTTTCTATTCAGTCCTGCACATGGGAGTTTAACATTGCAAGATTCTGTTCATTTTCATGGACAAACCTGCTCGATTTGTTTGAATATATTACAACAGCACAGTGATATTATCAAGATAATGTGCGGACATGCTTTTCACTCAAGATGTCTAGTACCTTGGTTCAACAAAATTGCTACTTGCCCACTGTGCCGCCATGGTATGAGGCCCTATCTGACGAGATTTTTTGGTGACGTCTATTGTTTTTAATTTAATTTGCCCTTTTCttgtcagaatttttttttttcgatcTGAAGCCACCGAATCTATCAACCAGGCTCTAGTTTGTTAGTTTTGCAAATTTAATTTACTACTACTTGACTATGTAAGAACTCTTTAACAGTTCAAACTTCAAACTCTGGATTTTATCTTGACCCGGATGATTCTCTATATCTAATAAGTAGTCAGACCTATATGATATGTGTTGAAATGAAAATATACCAAATAGGCATACAGCCTATATCTGATTCCACAGCTTCCGAGCCCAAACAATGCTGCATCTCTGAGTTTTGTGCCGTCCATAGCCATAGGTCCGAGGAATCTCTGTAATGGCTGAGACTCCTTCTCCTCTTGCAACTCAGTAGAACTACTAGCCAGCTAAATTTCAGCCACTACAATACCCAGCAACAATAGAAAAACATCCCATCGGATTTATACAACCGGCACCCTTTTAAGGGCTCCCTTGGGCTGAAACATAAACCACTCTAAAAATCCCGTCGGATTCAGAAAACCGACAATTTGATTGTGCTGAAATATCAACCACTCccccaaaaccctaaaaatcacaaATATAAATACAAACACTTTCCCCAAACTCGCCTCCTTCTTCATTCATTTGCAGAGAAACAGAAGCCGAGAGAAGGAGCCGAAAAACCCTAGCATCAGAGAAGATGAAGTTCAACCCAAGAGTATCATCCTCAAGGAGGAAGAACCGTAAGGCTCATTTCACTGCACCATCAAGTGTTCGCCGTGTTCTGATGTCTTCACCGCTATCATCTGAGCTTCGTAGCAAATACAACGTCAGATCAGTCCCTGTTCGTAAAGACGATGAGGTTCAAGTTGTTAGAGGAACATTCAAAGGCCGTGAAGGAAAGGTTATTCAGGTTTACCGTAAGAAGTGGGTTATTCATGTTGAGAGGATTACCAGAGAGAAAGTTAATGGATCTACTGTCAATGTTGGTGTTAATCCATCAAAGTGTGTGATTACTAAGCTCAGACTTGACAAGGATAGGAAATCGCTATTGGATCGTAAAGCTAAGGGAAGAGCTGCTGCTGATAAGGATAAGGGTACTAAGTTCACCACTGATGATATCATGCAGAatgttgattgattgattgattaggTTTATCTCTCAATTTTTCTCAGGTTATTATTATTACTGTTAtctttgtttttagggttttgaaactttCCCTTTTGTTCTTTAAGACAGATAGTGGGTACAATTTTGTTTCTGTGCGGAATATAATATCAGTCATGTTTTTAATGGTCTTTTAGGGATTTATTAATCATCAggtttttgtgttaattgatTTAATGCAAATGGAACCATGGATTATGATACCTTTTCTTGTTGATGAAATTGGGTATGTTGGATAATGGTGTTAATCAGAATATGCAGTTCATATGTTTGTTTCAAGTTCGTTTTTCTAGTAGTAATATGACTGGGAATAACTCTAATGTATGATGAGAATGTTGTCATTGGGGATGGTATTTTGTGGGTATGTAGTGAACCTAAAGCTGTGATTAGAATTATACAAATCGGGTAATTTACACTCTAGTCATGTTTAATATTCAGTTTGCTTGTAACTATCATTGTCTAGAGCATTGTCTGTGTAGTTCACAACTCTGATGTGAAAGCTTACTGCTGATACTTGCTAGACATAGTTTTGCTTTTCTGTATTTATCTTCTAATTTGGGGTTTGGGACACAGCCCAGTCCTCCTTGGTGGTAAATTCCCACTAATAACTCTACCATTTACAACTCTACATGCTGAAATATTGAATGTGTAAATTTTGTGAATCTAGCTCTGCATCCAAACTCTGAATAACTGGAGAGTAGACAGTTGTTTATTACTGGTTTGGATGCAACCCTGAATATTATGTGTAATTCAAATTGTCTGGATGACTGTTTGTTCAATTCTATCACTCTGTGAACAAACAACTATCACCCAAACAAATAGAAAAACAGTATTTGTTGCCCAAACAACTGTCACAGATTGGCTAATATTATTTGTGAATGAGTTCTTTGGGGTTAACTATTTTGGCAGTAGCAGTATTGGGTCTAGTGGTGTAGGGGTTCTACATAATCTGTTGGTAGTGTTCGGTCTGCTAGTAATATGCTACCTCTTTAACCAATACTGCTTAAATAGTTAATCTCTTATTTGCTAAGAGATAATAATATAACACAAGACCTTGTTTTAGCGGTTAAGAATTTTGGGATACTTTGTTATTTTGATTTCACTTTGCTTAAGCCGTGAATAGAACTTTGAATTTGGAATAGAACTTTGAATTTGGAATTGAACTTTTGAATTTGGCATGCTTTGATGGTCAGTCTGCTGCTAATTATCATTGCTTTTCTGGGAAGTCTTTTAGCCCACGTCTGTTTACAACTCTGGATATTAGTACTTGGGACAGTGACAATTTCTTTTAAAATTGTTGGACATAGAGCCTATCTTAGATGGCAGGAAAGAATGGTTGTTGTTAAACATAGTTTTGCACTTTTGATTTACTTGAACACTGAATGTGTACAGTTTACTTTATTTTAGGTTTAGGATGCAACCTAGTCTTACTTGGTGCTAAATTCCCACAATTAAGGATACTTACTGACAGATAATGAACAACAATTATATGGAGATCATATGGAGACACGGAATACAGTTTTTGTCATGATTTCGTTCATTAATGCTGAATATTTGTGCAGTTTTGTTttagtctagctttgtttctattCAAGGAAATTAGAAAAACTTGAGCTGATGATGCTTGCATAGTTAATGGTTTGTGTGTGAACTGATATTGTTTGGATGAGACTGTTCCTTGGCTTGGATGACTGTTCCTTTGCTTGGATGAGAGTGTTCCTTTGCCAATGTAAGTGGCAATAATGCAACTCTGTAGCGTAGTTAGCAATTCGTGATTCGGCAAatgtacggaacggcaaacgtacgagtattatacggttttgtaaaatccagattaggtccaaaattcggtcaacgggacgtgattcgtcagtaattcggaacggcata
This is a stretch of genomic DNA from Papaver somniferum cultivar HN1 chromosome 1, ASM357369v1, whole genome shotgun sequence. It encodes these proteins:
- the LOC113286997 gene encoding DNA polymerase kappa isoform X2, translating into MPKQVADKRMVELEAARDLSKTWLHVDMDAFYAAVETLADPSLKGKPMAVGGMSMISTANYEARKFGVRAAMPGFIARKLCPELVFVPVDFTKYNYYSDLTRKVFQKYDHNFIAASLDEAYLDITEICKERSASSEEIAGELRKDIYEGTGLTCSAGVAPNLLLAKVCSDINKPNGQFVLPNDRTAVRTFISSLPIRKIGGIGKVTESLLREVLGIKTCDEMLVKRAFLYALFSSSSSDSFLSAAMGLGKTDAPEGRLRKSMSSERTFSATGDEAKLYEKLANISETLSTEMQKEGLYGRTLTLKLKTASFEVRSRAVTLPKFIYSSEDILNHASKLLKAELPLSLRLMGLRMSHFSDCEAGNADPLQKTLKNFVIVGDASTKAMSSSSSVRTDMGGNQLMVDADVDHHIDGGEKISISGSDYTYEENSMNTNSLHHLELDYQKDGAASDKDAYPAYRNDSLSEVDITQLREDGGVEALRDVQDVNGENKEENIMENPTALLSIQEEQFYWIDDYKCSLCGYELPQSFVEERQEHSDYHFAEMLQKEESHQTPRTVLQRSNQKPSSSGETKSKKRKMSAKDGKHIPIDLFFSKTNQNF
- the LOC113287012 gene encoding 60S ribosomal protein L26-1-like produces the protein MKFNPRVSSSRRKNRKAHFTAPSSVRRVLMSSPLSSELRSKYNVRSVPVRKDDEVQVVRGTFKGREGKVIQVYRKKWVIHVERITREKVNGSTVNVGVNPSKCVITKLRLDKDRKSLLDRKAKGRAAADKDKGTKFTTDDIMQNVD
- the LOC113286997 gene encoding DNA polymerase kappa isoform X1; translation: MSKEIDESDRPWQSYHTVYTNAKAGMDGVDKEKVQKIVYEMSKGSKYFENEERKDAYIKQKIENMRAQCEKLTEMDISHYQMVADKRMVELEAARDLSKTWLHVDMDAFYAAVETLADPSLKGKPMAVGGMSMISTANYEARKFGVRAAMPGFIARKLCPELVFVPVDFTKYNYYSDLTRKVFQKYDHNFIAASLDEAYLDITEICKERSASSEEIAGELRKDIYEGTGLTCSAGVAPNLLLAKVCSDINKPNGQFVLPNDRTAVRTFISSLPIRKIGGIGKVTESLLREVLGIKTCDEMLVKRAFLYALFSSSSSDSFLSAAMGLGKTDAPEGRLRKSMSSERTFSATGDEAKLYEKLANISETLSTEMQKEGLYGRTLTLKLKTASFEVRSRAVTLPKFIYSSEDILNHASKLLKAELPLSLRLMGLRMSHFSDCEAGNADPLQKTLKNFVIVGDASTKAMSSSSSVRTDMGGNQLMVDADVDHHIDGGEKISISGSDYTYEENSMNTNSLHHLELDYQKDGAASDKDAYPAYRNDSLSEVDITQLREDGGVEALRDVQDVNGENKEENIMENPTALLSIQEEQFYWIDDYKCSLCGYELPQSFVEERQEHSDYHFAEMLQKEESHQTPRTVLQRSNQKPSSSGETKSKKRKMSAKDGKHIPIDLFFSKTNQNF